The bacterium genome has a window encoding:
- a CDS encoding glycosyltransferase family 2 protein, whose product MKVTLLVFTLNEREGMEKIMPKIKKEWVDEIIVVDGGSTDGTIEYVRENGYSVIIQKKRGLRNAYIEALECSTGDIIITFSPDGNSIPELIPPLVEKMKEGYDMVVVSRYLKGAKSYDDDIITAFGNWMFTSLINLIYRAKYTDAIVMFRAWKREIFKELDLDKEETYRTEERLFHTTVGVEPLLSIRAAKRKLKIAEIPGDEPPRMGGKRKLQIFQWGAAYLFEIFREIFIWH is encoded by the coding sequence ATGAAAGTCACCCTACTTGTTTTTACCTTAAATGAAAGAGAAGGGATGGAAAAAATTATGCCAAAAATTAAAAAAGAATGGGTGGATGAGATAATCGTTGTTGATGGCGGTTCTACGGATGGGACAATAGAATATGTTAGAGAAAATGGATACTCTGTGATAATCCAGAAAAAAAGGGGATTGAGAAATGCATATATTGAAGCATTGGAATGTAGCACTGGAGATATAATAATTACCTTCAGCCCGGATGGCAACTCTATTCCTGAACTTATCCCACCATTAGTGGAAAAGATGAAAGAGGGATACGATATGGTTGTTGTTTCTCGCTATCTTAAAGGTGCCAAAAGCTATGATGACGATATAATTACTGCCTTTGGCAATTGGATGTTCACCTCTTTAATAAACTTAATTTATCGGGCAAAGTATACCGATGCAATAGTGATGTTCCGTGCCTGGAAAAGAGAAATTTTTAAAGAACTAGATTTAGATAAAGAAGAAACCTATAGAACCGAAGAAAGGCTTTTTCACACAACGGTAGGGGTTGAACCACTATTATCTATAAGGGCAGCAAAAAGAAAACTAAAAATTGCCGAAATCCCAGGAGACGAACCTCCCAGAATGGGTGGGAAAAGAAAATTGCAGATATTCCAGTGGGGTGCCGCCTATCTCTTTGAAATTTTTAGAGAGATATTTATTTGGCATTAG
- a CDS encoding transketolase C-terminal domain-containing protein, translating to MNNMTQRDAFWNKVYEIALKNKDIIVISADMGASALDNFRRDLPSHFVNVGIAEQNGILIATGLTLSGKKVFVYAIAPFITLRCLEQIRVNNAIMKIPLTLVGVGAGFGYDDSGPTHHITEDIAILRAMPHITIHSVTDSVMASAIAEISCKMKMPNYVRLDRGVFPNLYDRNSDFTEGLCVLKESKDYYIVSTGCMTHAALDIADKLKRKKINVGVIDVYTLPINVSLFLKIIKGAKKLITLEEHFLSGGFGSLVCEVLNDNDLLIPVKRIGLPIDRGYCYKYGGREIIRSYYGVDKESMERQIIEFLA from the coding sequence ATGAATAATATGACCCAAAGAGATGCATTTTGGAATAAGGTATATGAAATAGCACTGAAGAATAAAGATATTATTGTGATTTCTGCTGATATGGGGGCGTCAGCATTGGATAATTTTAGGAGAGATTTACCATCACATTTTGTCAATGTTGGTATTGCAGAACAGAATGGGATATTGATAGCCACTGGATTAACATTGAGCGGAAAGAAGGTCTTTGTATATGCGATAGCCCCTTTTATAACCCTGCGGTGTCTGGAGCAGATAAGGGTTAATAATGCTATTATGAAGATACCCCTAACCCTTGTCGGTGTTGGGGCAGGGTTTGGTTATGATGATTCAGGACCAACACATCATATTACTGAAGACATAGCCATCTTGAGAGCAATGCCTCACATAACCATACACAGTGTGACTGATAGCGTTATGGCCTCTGCTATTGCAGAAATATCTTGTAAGATGAAAATGCCCAACTATGTAAGATTAGACAGAGGGGTCTTTCCGAACCTCTACGATAGAAATTCTGATTTTACTGAAGGATTATGTGTGTTAAAAGAGAGCAAGGATTATTACATAGTCTCTACAGGCTGCATGACACACGCTGCCCTGGATATTGCTGATAAACTTAAAAGGAAAAAGATTAATGTGGGTGTGATAGATGTTTATACCTTGCCAATAAATGTAAGCTTATTCCTTAAGATTATTAAAGGAGCAAAAAAACTAATCACTTTGGAAGAACATTTTCTATCAGGAGGATTTGGTAGTTTGGTCTGCGAGGTCTTGAATGATAATGACCTTCTGATTCCTGTCAAACGTATAGGCTTGCCTATAGATAGAGGGTACTGTTATAAATATGGCGGAAGGGAAATTATTAGAAGTTATTATGGGGTGGATAAAGAAAGTATGGAAAGACAAATAATAGAGTTTTTGGCATGA
- a CDS encoding transketolase, whose translation MNEIVSKLKKKSYQIRKTVLEMCIKAETGHITSSLSCTDILVVLYYGNILRHDPNNPDWEERDRFILSKGHASPVLYAILADCGYFDSKELDKFAQKDGKFGVHLQRDVPGVELTVGSLGQGFGTAAGIALGAKMNRDLYLVFTLLGDGECYEGSVWETALFAAHNRLNNLVAIIDRNYLCVTDFTESLIALEPMEEKWKSFGWEVVRIDGHSIEEIRATLLPLRSRKLSKPFVIIADTVKGEGVESLCYKPLWHGIAPKGEAAKKAMMELERRFGSYE comes from the coding sequence ATGAATGAGATAGTTTCCAAGCTTAAGAAAAAGTCATACCAGATAAGAAAGACCGTGCTTGAGATGTGTATTAAAGCAGAAACAGGGCATATTACTTCATCGTTGTCATGTACGGATATTCTCGTTGTTTTATATTATGGAAATATTTTAAGGCATGATCCTAACAATCCTGATTGGGAAGAGCGGGATAGATTTATTTTAAGTAAAGGCCATGCCAGTCCTGTTTTGTACGCTATTCTTGCAGATTGTGGATATTTTGATTCTAAAGAGTTGGATAAGTTTGCTCAAAAAGATGGTAAATTTGGAGTTCATTTGCAACGGGATGTTCCAGGGGTTGAACTCACAGTGGGTTCATTGGGGCAAGGGTTCGGAACTGCTGCAGGAATTGCCTTGGGCGCTAAAATGAACCGCGATCTCTATCTTGTCTTTACCTTACTGGGAGATGGCGAGTGTTATGAAGGTTCAGTATGGGAAACGGCGCTCTTTGCTGCCCATAACAGGCTAAATAACTTGGTGGCTATTATTGATAGAAATTACTTGTGTGTTACCGATTTTACTGAGAGTCTTATAGCATTAGAGCCAATGGAGGAAAAATGGAAGTCTTTCGGATGGGAAGTGGTACGCATAGATGGACATTCCATAGAGGAGATAAGAGCCACATTGTTGCCACTACGTTCAAGGAAGTTAAGCAAACCTTTTGTGATAATTGCAGATACAGTGAAAGGAGAAGGTGTAGAATCGCTTTGTTATAAACCTTTGTGGCATGGTATTGCACCGAAAGGAGAAGCTGCAAAAAAAGCAATGATGGAACTTGAAAGGAGATTTGGTAGTTATGAATAA
- a CDS encoding radical SAM protein encodes MSVEILFINPGSHKKTYQNLSSEKYTAISTPVWTMLLANYTRKKGYPVAIYDVNVEGWNEDTAKEIMSKYNPELIIMMVYGHNPCASTQTMPAAIKIAEDIKKYNKDVSIAMGGIHPSALPERTLREVNIDFVIQGEGAYTIDGLINYIKGKEDIKNIKGLWFRKNGSVDFIGPSSLIEDLDEELDDYAWDLLPPLTNYRAHNMHCFQDAGKSKKEDFSDIRTPYAAINTSLGCPYSCHYCCINATFGKPKIRYWSLDKVASWIDTLVNKYKVRNIRFDDELFILSSTRVEKFCDLMIERGYDLNLWVYGRVDTIKEQLLKKMKKAGVNWICLGIESGNERVRASVNKKIKKDIKDIVKMIQANDIYVLGNYMFGLPEDDINTMKETLQLAMDLNCEFANFYSVMGYPGSRLYDIAIKEGWELPKNWNGFSQHSYETLPLPTKYISAKEVLKFRDEAFYKYFTNPVYVDIISKKFHEKVKDHIQKMLNIKLERKILENNYLPRRKNE; translated from the coding sequence ATGAGTGTAGAGATTTTATTTATAAATCCTGGCAGTCATAAAAAAACATATCAAAACCTATCATCTGAAAAATACACAGCTATTTCTACACCTGTATGGACAATGTTATTAGCCAACTATACAAGAAAAAAAGGATATCCTGTGGCAATCTACGATGTGAATGTTGAAGGTTGGAATGAAGATACAGCAAAGGAGATAATGAGTAAATACAATCCCGAGCTAATCATCATGATGGTCTATGGCCATAATCCTTGTGCGTCAACCCAGACAATGCCTGCTGCTATTAAAATAGCAGAGGATATAAAAAAATATAATAAAGATGTTTCTATTGCTATGGGAGGAATTCATCCCTCTGCCTTACCAGAAAGGACACTTAGGGAGGTAAATATTGACTTTGTGATCCAGGGAGAAGGAGCCTATACTATAGACGGTTTAATAAATTATATAAAAGGAAAGGAAGATATAAAAAACATAAAGGGGTTATGGTTTAGAAAAAATGGCTCTGTAGACTTTATAGGGCCTTCTTCCCTCATTGAAGACTTAGATGAAGAGTTAGATGATTATGCATGGGATTTACTACCGCCCCTTACAAATTATAGAGCACATAATATGCATTGTTTTCAGGACGCTGGAAAAAGCAAAAAAGAAGATTTTTCCGATATTAGAACACCATATGCGGCAATAAATACCTCTTTAGGATGTCCTTACTCATGCCACTATTGCTGTATAAATGCGACATTCGGAAAGCCAAAAATAAGATACTGGTCTCTGGATAAGGTAGCCTCATGGATTGATACCCTAGTTAATAAATATAAAGTTAGAAATATAAGATTTGATGATGAGCTTTTCATATTATCCTCCACAAGGGTAGAGAAGTTCTGTGATCTGATGATTGAGAGAGGTTATGATTTAAATCTCTGGGTATATGGAAGGGTTGATACAATTAAAGAGCAATTATTAAAAAAAATGAAGAAGGCCGGTGTAAACTGGATATGCCTTGGTATAGAATCAGGTAACGAAAGGGTTAGAGCTTCGGTAAACAAAAAGATTAAAAAAGATATAAAAGATATAGTAAAGATGATACAGGCAAATGATATATACGTCCTTGGTAATTATATGTTTGGACTGCCAGAAGACGATATAAATACAATGAAAGAGACACTCCAGCTTGCAATGGATTTAAATTGTGAGTTTGCAAACTTTTATTCTGTGATGGGATATCCAGGTTCAAGATTATATGATATTGCTATTAAAGAAGGTTGGGAACTTCCAAAAAATTGGAATGGCTTTTCACAACACTCTTATGAAACATTGCCCCTTCCAACAAAATATATCAGTGCAAAAGAAGTCTTAAAATTTAGAGATGAAGCATTTTATAAGTACTTTACAAATCCTGTATACGTCGATATAATAAGTAAGAAATTTCACGAAAAAGTAAAAGACCATATCCAAAAAATGTTAAACATAAAACTGGAAAGGAAAATATTAGAGAATAATTATCTACCAAGGAGAAAAAATGAATGA
- a CDS encoding DegT/DnrJ/EryC1/StrS family aminotransferase, which yields MEGRIILCSLEGSYCSKIMRIPFGTISITEKSRKIINEVLETNRLSSGKYVREFEKRFAELLGTKEAIAVSSGTDADALALAVLYDFGANRGDEIILPALSFAGTGNAVLQAGFTPVFVDIDRITLNIDTERIEDAISEKTRAIMPVHLMGKPAEMDTIYTIAKKHNLYVIEDAAEAHGATYKNRKAGTLGDMGAFSLYIAHIITTIEGGIITTNNPDFAEVLRSLRSHGRACKCESCVLNISSSYCPKRFSFGDNTDIRFIFERIGFSSKMNELEAAIGIGNLEIYNEILEKRRGNLYYLMEKFRKFSPYLTSIEKEPYEEIGPHALPIIIQEKANFTRNEFVSYLEKKGIDTRSLFSSMPTQCPGFTFLGYKLGDFPHSEYMGENAIHIGVHQDLGRKECNYIINTIEEFLEEFQ from the coding sequence TTGGAGGGAAGAATTATCTTATGCTCCCTGGAAGGCTCTTACTGTAGCAAAATAATGCGAATTCCCTTTGGAACAATATCAATAACAGAAAAATCCAGGAAAATAATCAATGAAGTCTTGGAAACAAATAGATTGTCTTCTGGGAAGTATGTTAGGGAGTTTGAGAAAAGGTTTGCTGAATTATTGGGAACAAAGGAGGCTATAGCGGTAAGCAGTGGCACTGATGCCGATGCATTGGCATTGGCGGTATTGTATGATTTCGGTGCAAATAGAGGGGATGAGATTATCCTTCCCGCCTTATCCTTTGCCGGCACAGGCAATGCTGTATTACAAGCTGGCTTTACCCCTGTTTTTGTTGATATAGATAGAATTACCCTAAACATAGACACAGAAAGAATTGAAGATGCGATTTCAGAAAAAACAAGGGCGATTATGCCGGTTCATTTAATGGGAAAGCCAGCAGAGATGGATACAATTTATACTATAGCAAAAAAGCACAATCTTTATGTAATTGAGGATGCAGCAGAGGCACATGGAGCAACTTATAAAAATAGAAAGGCAGGGACATTAGGGGATATGGGTGCTTTCAGCTTATATATAGCCCACATCATCACTACCATTGAAGGCGGAATTATTACTACCAATAATCCAGATTTTGCAGAGGTATTAAGGTCTTTAAGGAGCCATGGTAGAGCCTGTAAATGTGAATCTTGTGTCCTTAATATTTCTTCTTCTTATTGTCCAAAAAGGTTTAGTTTTGGAGATAATACTGACATTAGGTTTATCTTTGAAAGAATAGGTTTTTCCTCAAAGATGAATGAGTTAGAGGCAGCCATTGGCATAGGAAATCTTGAGATATATAATGAGATTCTTGAGAAAAGAAGGGGAAATCTTTATTATCTTATGGAGAAATTTAGGAAATTTTCTCCCTATCTTACCTCAATAGAAAAAGAGCCTTATGAGGAGATAGGCCCACATGCATTGCCTATTATTATTCAGGAAAAAGCTAATTTTACAAGAAATGAGTTTGTTTCTTATCTTGAGAAAAAGGGGATTGACACAAGAAGCCTGTTTTCATCTATGCCAACCCAATGTCCAGGCTTTACATTTTTAGGATATAAGCTGGGGGATTTCCCACATTCTGAATACATGGGAGAAAATGCTATTCATATTGGCGTTCATCAGGATTTAGGTAGAAAAGAATGTAATTATATTATCAATACCATTGAGGAATTTTTGGAAGAATTCCAATGA
- a CDS encoding GDP-mannose 4,6-dehydratase: MKILITGITGFVGSHLAEYIITNFAENKILGLVRWRAPVENIKHILDKIKLCYGDLLDIPSLKAILREEKPEVIFHLAAQSYVDFSFSSPIATLQANVLGTCNLLEAVKELKFSLNYDPIVHICSSSECYGQVKEDEVPIKEENPFRPASPYAVSKVAEDMLGLQYWLSWKIKTIRTRLFTHTGPRRGEVFAESSFAKQIASIEKNLIPPVIKVGNLESIRTFLDVKDAVRAYWILVNKCPPGEVYNIGGKETMSVGEMLNRLIGLSSVKDIKIEVDPARLRPSDVTLQIPCIDKFKNKTGWQPEIPFEKTLNDLLEYWREELSYAPWKALTVAK, from the coding sequence ATGAAAATTTTAATTACAGGCATAACCGGGTTTGTGGGAAGCCATCTGGCAGAATATATTATTACAAATTTTGCTGAAAATAAAATTTTAGGCTTAGTGCGTTGGCGAGCTCCGGTAGAAAATATAAAACACATTCTTGACAAGATTAAATTATGCTATGGCGACTTATTGGACATCCCTTCTTTGAAAGCCATCTTAAGAGAAGAAAAACCCGAGGTTATCTTTCATCTTGCCGCACAATCATATGTTGATTTTAGTTTTAGCTCACCCATTGCTACCCTACAGGCAAATGTTCTCGGAACCTGCAATTTATTAGAGGCAGTAAAAGAATTAAAATTTAGCTTAAACTACGACCCCATAGTCCATATTTGTTCATCATCGGAATGTTATGGCCAAGTAAAAGAGGATGAGGTTCCCATAAAGGAAGAAAATCCCTTTAGACCAGCTTCTCCTTATGCGGTAAGCAAGGTTGCTGAAGATATGCTTGGTCTTCAATATTGGTTATCTTGGAAGATTAAGACAATAAGAACAAGGCTTTTTACCCACACTGGCCCACGCCGGGGTGAGGTCTTTGCCGAGTCTAGTTTTGCCAAACAAATTGCCTCAATTGAAAAAAATTTAATCCCACCTGTAATTAAGGTAGGAAATTTGGAGAGCATTCGGACATTTTTGGATGTTAAGGATGCCGTGAGAGCGTATTGGATATTGGTAAATAAATGCCCACCTGGAGAGGTTTATAATATAGGAGGAAAGGAGACAATGAGTGTGGGCGAAATGTTAAATAGACTAATTGGGCTTTCTTCCGTGAAGGATATAAAAATAGAAGTTGACCCTGCTCGCTTAAGACCATCTGATGTAACATTGCAAATACCCTGTATTGATAAATTTAAAAATAAAACAGGTTGGCAGCCAGAGATTCCTTTTGAAAAGACCCTTAATGACCTATTAGAGTATTGGAGGGAAGAATTATCTTATGCTCCCTGGAAGGCTCTTACTGTAGCAAAATAA
- a CDS encoding GDP-L-fucose synthase has protein sequence MEREEKIYIAGHKGLIGQAILLKLKNKGYTNIVTKTSQELDLTRQSEVERFFQEERPEYVFLAAARVGGINANMRFPAKFIYENLLIQSNIIHSAYLYKVKKLLFFGCACCYPCEYQKPIKEENLLSGYLEPTNEAFAVAKIAGIKMCEAYNQEYNTNFISAIPTNAYGPNDNFDLDDSHVIPALIKKFHNAKIKGENNVVLWGTGKPIREFIYVDDLADASIFLMEGYNKSDIINIGTQEGVSIKELAYLIKEIVNFKGEIIFDIEKPDGMAYKVLDGTRLRNLGWQAKISLKEGLFKTYNWYLKQ, from the coding sequence ATGGAAAGGGAGGAAAAAATCTATATTGCAGGGCATAAAGGTTTGATTGGGCAAGCAATCCTTCTTAAGCTTAAAAATAAAGGATATACAAATATAGTTACAAAAACCTCCCAAGAACTTGATCTGACCCGTCAATCGGAAGTAGAAAGATTTTTTCAAGAAGAAAGGCCAGAATATGTTTTTTTAGCAGCCGCTCGGGTGGGAGGGATAAATGCAAATATGAGGTTTCCTGCCAAGTTTATCTATGAAAATCTTTTAATCCAGAGCAATATTATCCATTCAGCATATCTCTATAAGGTTAAAAAGCTCTTATTCTTTGGTTGCGCCTGTTGCTATCCTTGTGAATATCAAAAGCCAATAAAAGAGGAGAATCTTCTTTCAGGGTATTTAGAACCTACCAATGAAGCCTTCGCGGTGGCTAAGATTGCTGGAATAAAGATGTGCGAGGCTTATAATCAAGAATACAATACAAATTTTATCTCTGCTATACCAACCAATGCTTATGGTCCAAATGATAACTTTGACCTTGATGATTCCCATGTAATTCCAGCCTTGATAAAAAAGTTTCACAATGCAAAGATAAAGGGTGAAAATAATGTTGTCCTATGGGGAACAGGTAAGCCAATAAGGGAGTTTATCTATGTTGATGATCTTGCAGATGCCTCTATTTTTCTAATGGAAGGTTATAATAAATCAGATATTATCAATATAGGGACACAAGAGGGGGTTTCTATAAAAGAGCTTGCTTATCTTATAAAGGAGATAGTGAACTTTAAGGGTGAAATTATCTTTGATATAGAAAAACCCGATGGTATGGCTTATAAGGTGCTTGATGGAACTAGATTGAGAAATCTCGGATGGCAGGCAAAAATATCATTAAAAGAGGGTCTCTTTAAAACCTACAATTGGTATCTAAAACAATGA
- a CDS encoding kinase: MVISKTPHRISFFGGGTDYPSFYLENGGKVLGAAIDKYCYITGRKLPPFFYHKHRIVYSKIELINSIDEIQHPSVRETLKYLGITEGVEIHHEGDIPALSGMGSSSSFTVGLLKTLYALNGKVISKEELFKQAIYIEQKLIKENVGSQDQVWAACGGLNTIEFLQNGEIIVNPIIMKEKHLKSFENKFMLFYTGLSRHASEIAGEQIKNTQKNKENLFKMKELVDEAYKILTSGRNDFSDFGKLLNETWQLKRRLSNKIATSEIDNIYEVALRNGAIGGKLLGAGGGGFMCFYVEEENQNKVREALKGYLYVPFKFDFTGSEIIVYQPDYQK, from the coding sequence ATGGTTATTTCAAAAACACCCCATAGGATTTCATTTTTTGGAGGGGGGACAGATTATCCCTCCTTTTATCTGGAAAATGGAGGAAAGGTATTAGGGGCAGCGATTGACAAATATTGCTATATTACCGGTAGAAAGCTTCCACCATTTTTTTACCATAAACATAGAATAGTATATTCAAAGATAGAGTTGATAAATAGTATAGATGAGATTCAACACCCTTCAGTAAGGGAGACATTAAAATATTTAGGAATTACAGAGGGAGTGGAGATTCATCATGAGGGAGATATTCCTGCCCTTTCTGGAATGGGCTCAAGCTCATCCTTTACGGTTGGGCTTTTAAAAACCCTATATGCCCTTAATGGAAAGGTTATTTCTAAAGAAGAGCTTTTTAAGCAGGCAATCTATATTGAGCAAAAGCTTATAAAAGAAAATGTAGGTTCTCAAGATCAGGTATGGGCTGCCTGTGGAGGGTTAAATACCATTGAGTTTTTGCAAAATGGAGAGATTATTGTGAATCCTATTATTATGAAAGAAAAGCATTTAAAAAGCTTTGAAAATAAATTTATGCTTTTTTATACAGGGCTTTCTAGACATGCCTCAGAGATAGCAGGAGAGCAGATAAAAAATACACAAAAAAATAAGGAAAACTTATTTAAAATGAAGGAGTTGGTAGATGAGGCTTATAAAATCCTTACCTCAGGCAGGAATGATTTTTCTGATTTTGGCAAGCTTTTAAATGAAACCTGGCAATTAAAAAGAAGGCTATCAAACAAAATTGCCACCAGCGAGATTGACAATATATATGAGGTTGCTCTTAGAAATGGTGCAATAGGGGGTAAATTATTAGGAGCAGGTGGCGGTGGATTTATGTGCTTCTATGTAGAGGAAGAGAATCAAAATAAGGTAAGGGAGGCATTAAAAGGCTATCTATATGTTCCCTTTAAATTTGATTTTACTGGCTCTGAGATTATTGTCTATCAGCCAGATTACCAAAAATAA
- a CDS encoding nucleotidyltransferase family protein codes for MANLGEVIVLAGGKGTRLQSITKDIPKPMVDINGKPFLSYLMNYLKIQNINRVLLSVGYKHQAIIDYFGLEYRGLAIEYVVEEEALGTGGAINEALKRTEKDDIFVLNGDTFFPLNLEELRNFHCSEHSLLTIAIKLMYNFERYGSIILKGNKIIGFEEKSFKEKGYINGGIYIMKRAVMDFFPPEKAFSFENFLEKNIDKINPFAFISNDYFIDIGIPEDYKKAGQELNGYFKNTP; via the coding sequence GTGGCTAATTTAGGGGAAGTAATAGTATTAGCAGGCGGAAAAGGCACAAGGCTTCAAAGTATTACAAAGGATATCCCAAAACCTATGGTAGATATAAATGGAAAGCCATTTCTTTCCTATTTAATGAATTATCTAAAAATTCAAAATATAAATAGGGTTTTGCTTTCAGTAGGATATAAACATCAAGCCATTATAGACTATTTTGGTTTAGAATACAGAGGATTAGCAATAGAATATGTTGTAGAAGAAGAAGCCCTGGGAACAGGTGGGGCGATTAATGAGGCTTTAAAAAGAACAGAGAAAGATGATATTTTTGTCTTAAATGGCGATACATTTTTTCCTCTTAATTTAGAGGAATTGAGAAATTTTCATTGTAGCGAGCATTCTCTATTGACAATCGCTATAAAGCTAATGTATAATTTTGAAAGATATGGTTCTATAATATTAAAGGGGAATAAAATAATTGGTTTTGAGGAGAAATCTTTTAAGGAGAAAGGTTATATAAATGGTGGAATATACATTATGAAAAGGGCAGTTATGGACTTTTTTCCTCCCGAAAAAGCCTTTTCCTTTGAAAATTTTTTAGAGAAAAATATTGACAAAATTAATCCCTTTGCCTTTATTAGCAATGATTATTTTATTGATATAGGAATTCCTGAAGATTACAAAAAGGCAGGGCAAGAACTAAATGGTTATTTCAAAAACACCCCATAG
- the gmhA gene encoding D-sedoheptulose 7-phosphate isomerase yields the protein MIKERIKETIENLNRLNNENYLRAILETIDVIANAIKKGNKLMLCGNGGSAADAQHIAGEFLCRFYKDRNPISAIALTTDTSVLTSISNDYSYNDVFSRQVKGLGKEGDVLLGISTSGNSENVLQAFKRAKNLNIKTILLTGEKQGRIEEFSDIVIKTPSNNTPRIQEMHLLIEHIICEIIEKEICG from the coding sequence ATGATAAAAGAGAGGATTAAGGAAACAATAGAGAATTTAAATAGATTGAACAATGAGAATTACCTAAGGGCTATCTTAGAAACAATTGATGTAATTGCTAATGCTATTAAAAAAGGAAATAAGCTAATGCTTTGTGGAAACGGTGGAAGTGCGGCAGATGCTCAACATATCGCAGGTGAATTCTTATGCAGATTTTATAAAGATAGAAATCCTATCTCTGCCATTGCCTTAACCACAGATACCTCTGTTTTAACATCCATTTCTAATGATTATTCTTATAATGATGTTTTTAGCCGGCAAGTAAAAGGTTTGGGAAAAGAGGGTGATGTTCTTTTGGGCATATCTACAAGTGGAAATTCAGAAAATGTTTTACAAGCATTTAAAAGGGCAAAAAATCTTAATATTAAAACCATCCTCCTTACCGGTGAAAAGCAAGGAAGGATTGAAGAATTTTCTGATATTGTAATTAAAACCCCATCAAATAACACTCCACGCATCCAGGAGATGCACCTTTTAATTGAACATATCATTTGCGAAATTATTGAGAAGGAAATATGTGGCTAA